One Leptospiraceae bacterium genomic window, ATCAGACACTGCTAATCCTTTGGAGAAAAAAGACGAAAAAAAAGTACAAGAATCCTTCAACCGTCAGATATATGCCAACTGTGAAAACAAAGACGGTACTATCAAGACAGGCAATGCAGAGGACGGAGGAGTATTGCAATACAATATCGACTGTGCACCATTCCATGCTCAGGAGATCCTAGACTTTAGATCCAAAGGTCGTAGTGAGTGGTCTATCCTAAACTGGATCAACCGTATCGTTACATTCTTTTATCGCATGGCTTTCGTAGCAGCGATACTGGGTGTATTCGTAGCAGGTATCAAGTACATCAGAGCAGGAGGCGAGGGTGGTTTCTCTGCAGCAAAAGATGCACTAAAGTGGGCACTGATAGGCTTCCTAGTCAGCGGTACAGCCTGGACACTCGTAGCCATGTGGAGTAGGGCGATGAGTATGCTGGCGTAGCTACCACGCGTCATCCTGAGTCCGTAGGACGAAGGATCCCACGACACTACCACGTCATCCTGAACGTAGTGAAGGATCCCACAAGGACAAGCACCATGCAAAACCCAGTGAGATTCTTCATTTTCGCTACGCTCAATTCAGAATGACGTATTCTCATCCCACGACACTACCACGTCATCCTGAACGTAGTGAAGGATCCCACAAGGACAAGCACCATGCAAAACCCAGTGAGATTCTTCATTTTCGCTACGCTCAATTCAGAATGACGTAGTTTACTCAAACACCATATCATCAAAAAGTTCCTTCCATTCAGGATTCACAGACTCAATCAAATCAATTTTCCTAGATCTTCTCCATCCTTTTATCTGCTTTTCTCTATGGATAGCTTCTTCTAGATCGTGAAATAGTTCATAATATACAAGCTTATTCACATTGTACCTATAGGTGAAGCACTGTAGAGACGCATAGCAATATATCTCCTACTGTGAAGAAAACAAGACTAAAGCGTTTTCCTTTCTCCCTCTATTATGTTCTCAAAGAAACTTTGGTTTCGATTATAGCCGTATGGCATGACAGGAGAAACCCGGAGTCCTTGAAAAAAAGAAAATAAAATAAATAATCTACCCTTCGACGCGCTTCGCTTGCTCAGGGGTCGCTCTGCGCTGGCTGAGAGAGTGAAACGAGCCGAAGCCAAGCACAGGGCGGTGCCCTTTTTTCCCAGCCGGATGTGGTTGCTGAGCATGCGCACAGCGTCCGGCTGAAGGGAATACCGAAGTCAAGCTACAGACAAAAATTATTCGGTCTAATAGAAAGTAAGTTTAAAAATATAGAATAAGGGTAGCAAGCGTAAGCTTTTCTTATCGGGCTATACTTCGACTCGCCGTTGGCTCGCGGTTCGTAGAGTAGCCGAAGGGCAGTAGCCGCCCGCCGGCTGAGCGATGACGTAAGTCTGAGCCGAAGCCAAGGGGCCGGGGAATAGGTAAAAAGCTGGCTTGCTTACTTCAAAATCTGTTTATCCGAAAACTACTATACCATGGAGTTTAAATTCCGGGTGGTTTTTTTGTTGAAAATTAATCTGGAAGCTTCATCCCTGAAATCATGAATTTTATGATTTCACGTCCTCCCATGGGAGTCCTATTTCTTTTTTTTATGAGTTTCTTTTTACTTAATAACTGTAAAAACTTCCTGTTAAAAAATGAAAAGTTTATTTCTGACTATCCCGTTTATCCAGATAAGTTATCCCTTAAAGCTATTCGTATTTCTCCTCAGAAGGATGAAAAATTTATTGAGGTAAAAGAAGATAAGTCCGGTAAACCTTACTTCATTGTAGAAATCAAGGACAAAGAGTCCGGCTTTCATCTTGTAGAGGAAATTCAAAAAGGAAGAATTCTGGAACATTCTCTTATAATTCGTAATTCTCGTGGAGAAATCCTAATAAAAAAACCTCTCCTGATTCATGAGGTTCAAAAGCAAAATTCCTCATCAAGTCCTCTGAAATTGAGTTTCAGAGATTCAACACTTCCTCAGTTAATATCTTTAAAGAAACTTCCGGAGCACGAATCTTTCATAAGTGCCTATATCGAACTGACGTATCTTCAACCCTTCATGGCAGAAGTCTGTGATAAAAACCGGGATCCAAATGAAACTCCCTGTCCGGATATCCAGACCCAGATCTTTTCCGGTATTCAAAAAGATATTCAGGAAAAGGAAGGAAGCCTGCAAAAAAAACTGAACCTGTTTGTAGATAAAAACCCCTGGCTTACGAAAGCTACAGAGGAAGAGAAGTTAAAATTTTTAGAAGAGAATATAAAATTAGAAAATGAAAAAAAGAAAGAATATTATACTTCCAGGATGAGAGTTGATCTGGAACGTTTAAACCCGGCTCCACCTAAAGAAGGGGAAAGCAAACCAGGAGGACAGGTTAATTTTCCATCGGGACTACAGGGCTCTCGCTTTTATTATAGAGAATGGAAACTTACCTCGGAACCCAATTTCATAGAACTGAAATTAGCGAAAAACATCCTTTCCAGGTTAGAAGCTCAAAAGCCCAAACCACAGGTTGCAACTGCTCCTCCTGTTCAGGATAATGGCGGAACTCCCTATTCGAGAGCCATTACTCCGAGTCCCTATAAACCGACAAATCAAAAAAGTCAGGCTCCGGCTCATCTTCCGGGCATCGAAACAGGAGAGCGCAAAGTGATTTCTCTGCGTCCTGCCGGAAGTGCATCTGAAATCAAAATTTCAATTCCGAGAGTGAAGCACCTTGCTCCCTACAAAACCGGAGCCCATTTGAATCAAAAGAAATAAGGCATACAAATTAGAGCCAGTCTATCCAATGGACAAAATAAATTTGAAAAAGGGAAGCAGATAAAGTGAATACGAATTGTTATCTCTGTTTAAGCGATAAGTATAGGGAAGTTTTTAATGAAAATGGAATTCCCATTGTCCGATGCGAGAACTGCGGACATACGTATTCTACCTATGAGCAGGAAGAACATTATGCCGGCTACTGGGATGAAGGAGAAGATTTCGATCTGGACTGGTGGGATCTGGCTCACAGGCCAATTTATGAACAGTTCAGTTCTACTTTCATTCATAAGAAAGAAGGTCGGCTTCTGGATGTGGGCTGCGGTCTGGGTTTTTTTGTGAAGCATGTTCGGGAAACCTTTCCCGGCTGGGAAGTGAAAGGATATGAAATGTCTCCGAGGGCAGTAAAATTTGCCCGGGAAAAAAATGGGCAGGATACCGTTTTTGAGGGCATGGTTCAATCCAGCGGGATTGAAAAAGGAAGTCTCGATATTATTACTCTCTGGGATGTGATTGAACACATTCCAAGGCCCCAGTCCTTGCTGAACTACCTGCACAGCCTCTTAAAGCCTGACGGAATCCTCTTTCTACAGACACCTAACTTTCCGATTCAACTTTTTAAAGCGAGGCTTAAAGTCCTGTTAAAAGGGATGAGGGAAGGAGTGCATTACCTTGAAGCAAAAGACCATATAAATAATTATACCCGGGAAAGTCTCAGCCACCTGGCCCTGCAATGCGGATTTAAGAGGCCGGAATTTTATGTTTTAAAACCCATTCTCTCGGTTTC contains:
- a CDS encoding class I SAM-dependent methyltransferase, which encodes MNTNCYLCLSDKYREVFNENGIPIVRCENCGHTYSTYEQEEHYAGYWDEGEDFDLDWWDLAHRPIYEQFSSTFIHKKEGRLLDVGCGLGFFVKHVRETFPGWEVKGYEMSPRAVKFAREKNGQDTVFEGMVQSSGIEKGSLDIITLWDVIEHIPRPQSLLNYLHSLLKPDGILFLQTPNFPIQLFKARLKVLLKGMREGVHYLEAKDHINNYTRESLSHLALQCGFKRPEFYVLKPILSVSGSKSSLGKLAKLSFYYITHFLWEASFHHINLNNTLFATIRRQ